The nucleotide window TATTGCACGCATTTTCGCTTTCATCGTAATTAAAATTAAAATCGGCGCACCTATAAAGGCCGTCACAATTCCAACTTCGAGCTCACTTGGACTGCCAAGAAGCCTTCCGATCACATCGGAAAAGGTTAAAATAATTGCCCCCGACAATGCTGACATCGGAATAATATAACGTAGATCAGGACCTACTACGAGACGTACGATATGTGTAGCTAATAAACCAATAAAGCCGATTGGACCTGCCAATGCCGTCGCAGCACCACATAATAATACGCCACCTAATGCCGCTGCAATTCTTACAGTACCCGTGCGTACACCCAGCCCTGTCGCAACATCATCACCCAATGCCATCGCATTCAATGCCGGAGCTGTAATTAAGGCAACAAATAGTCCTACTACAATAAATGGAATAAATAATGTGATGGAATCCCAGCTCCCGGAACCGACACTTCCGACCTGCCAAAATCTGAACTGATCCATTACATTCGTTCTTGGTATCATTATTGCAACGACCAGTGAGGATAAAATTGCACTTGTAGCAGCACCTGCAAGCACAAGCTTTAATGGTGTTGCGCCACCTCTCCCCATTGAACCGATCCCAAATACAAAAATAGCGGTAATAAAAGCACCCGCTATCGCAAGCCAAATATACTGATTTGCTGAACTGATATTTAAAAAGGCAATGCCACAAACGACAAAAAGGGATGCCCCTGTATTGACACCTAATATACTTGGATCTGCAATAGGGTTACGTGTTACCGATTGCATAAGCGCACCGGAAACTCCTAATGTTGCACCACATAGTAAGCAGAAAATAGTTCTTACCACACGCTGCCTTACGACGTTCGCTTCATGAGACTGAGCCTCTGAATGGAATAACCCATTCAGAAGATCTGTCCAGCCTATCATCCGCGAACCAAATACAAGTGATGCTAGTATACATAGCCCGAGTAAAATTATCAAAAGTAATAATACTTTGATAAAATTTCGCGGCATCATAATTTGCTTCTTTTCTAAAACGGATGTACTTTTCATATTATTTTATCTTTTTCGCAACTTCCGAAATTAAAGTTACATACTCGTCGATTGTATATTGAATTGACAGCGGGTTCGGATTTCCTGCAGCAGCAAGTGGTGTGTTGTCAGGAATGATTAAAACCGTGCCATTTTTGATTGCAGGTACTTTACCTAAAATCGGATCTGCCTGAAGTGCTGCTAATGTGTTGTCATCACCATATGCAATCAGAATATCAGCATCGTTTAAAGCATCTGCATTTTCTGCACTTAATTCGATGTAGAAGCTGCTTTCATCCTGAACTTGCGCTTTAATGCTTTCCGGATATTCCATACCTAGCTCTTCCAGTAATTCACCGCGCGGATCAGCTGGTGTATAAATATAGAACTTTGATAAATCTGTCGCGTTAAACATACCGAACGCTGCTTTTTTACCTTTGATTTCAGGAAATTCATTTGCTTTATCTTGAATTAATTTTTCTGTATCAGCGATTAATTGTTGACCTTCTTCTTCCATACCCATACCTTTTGCGTTGTATAGGATTTGGTCACGCCATGTAATAACCCACGGAGTTTCCGGATATGCAACAACCGGTGCAATCTCGCTTAACGTATCATACTCTTCTTGAGTAAGCCCTGAATATGCCGCTAAAATCACATCCGGATTTGAATCTGAAACTGCTTCAAAATCTATGCCATCTGTATCTTGGTAGATGTTCGGATTTTCCTCACCAAGCTCTTTTAATTTTTCTGCTGTCCATGGAAGCATACCGCTTTCATCCTGTACACCGTAGTTTGCTGCCGAGAACCCTACCGGTACAACACCTAAAGCAAGTGCTACATCATGGTTTGCCCATGAAACTGTTGCTACACGCTCCGGTTTTTCTTCAATTACTGTTTCACCTAATGCATGTTTGATTACGATTGGATATTGCGTTGCCGAATCTTCTGAATTTGAAGAACCTGTTGTTTCATTTGATTTATTCACTTCTGTACTTGTTTCTTTATCCGAGCAACCCGCAACAACCAGTAAACCAATCGCTACGAAAAGTATTGTCATTAAAGAATAGAACTTTTTCGTTTTCATTTGAATAGCGCCCCTTGGAATTTATTGATAACAATTATCATTATCGCTTCCTAAATAATAAATCTAAATGATAATGATTGTCAATGAGATTATCGCTTAATTCGTATTATTTATTTATATAATTAGAAATTTATAAGAATTCAAGCAAAAAAGCGGCTTCTCCATTGAGAAACTCGCTGTCTTTAATATGCTTTATACTTATTTTCCACTCGCCGGACTAAATACCCGCCCTTTACTTCCCCCTTATTTCTGCCTTCAATAAATATTTTTCTGTTTTATACTTTATTTCTCTTTAAATTGACGTTAACGTAAATGGTATAATTTTTCCAATGGGGGTGTCTTATGTGAAATCCATTAAAACGATCGCTAAAGAATATGCACTCACACCGAGAACACTGCGCTACTATGAAGAGCTCGGAATATTGAAACCGACACGACCTCATCATGGAATGCGCCATTATTCCAAACGGGAGGAGGCAAAGATCAAGCTAATTATCCGAGGAAAAAAGTATGGCTTTTCTATGGAAGAAATTAAGGAAATGATTTTGCTTTTTGACCTTGATCGTACAGGTATTAAACAGCTGGAGCGGACAATCGAATACGGTCAGCAAAAAATAAAGGAAATTGACCAAAAGATTGAAGAGTTGTATGAAATCCGTCAAGAAATCGAAAAGACGGAAGCTATTTTTCAGGAAAAACTAATTCTATTATTGGAGGACCAATCATGAATATTTCTAATCTGTTAGCTCGTCATGCAAGAAAGTATCCGAATCAAACTGCTGTCATTAGTCTCGGCCAGGAAACGACGTATCAACAGTTGGATGACCAAGTTAATAAAATCGCCGGTTCATTGCGTGCAAGCGGAATCGTAAAAGGCGATAAAGTCGGGATTTTCATGCCAAATGTGCAAGAGTTCGTCGCGCTTTACTTTGCCATTCAGCGTATGGGGGCTGTCGTTGTACCGATCAATGCCAAGTTTGTCACACGCGAAATTGAGTATGTGCTCAATCATAGTGACGCGAAGGCGATCTTTGTCCATGAGCTGATTTTCGAACAGGCCGCTACGATTATGTTCAATGGTCTAAAAGTAAAAACAGGTCCTGCTGTCCATGACTGGCAAAGCTTCGATCAATTCCAGGCAGCTGGCCAAAATGAGGTCGTTTGCTGTGATCTAGTGGAGGATGATGATTCAACATTACTTTATACATCCGGCACAACCGGCAATCCAAAAGGCGTTTTACTGACAAACCGCAATGTCCTCGCAGTATCCCATATGATTGCCATTGAAATGGAAGTAAAACCCGAAAGCCGGATGCTCATCATGATGCCGCTAACTCATTCTGCTCCATTGAATTTGTTTTTGGTCACGGTCATTTTAGTCGGGGCAACAGCTGTGCTCACACCGACATTTACGCCTGACTTGTTAATAGATACGGTAGAAAAATACAAAACGACGCACTTCTTCGGGGCACCTGTTGCCTACCTTCTAACTGCCGGCTCACCTCGTATCGCAAGTGCGGACCTGTCGTCAATGAAGTGGTGGGTGTACGGAGGCGCACCGCTTTCCGAAAAAGAAGTCGTATATATTCAGCAGCAGTTTAATACGGACAACTTAGTATGTGTGTACGGTTTAACGGAAGCCGGTCCGAGCGGGTCGATATTACATGCTGCGGATCACCCTCACAAGGCAGGAAGCATCGGTAAGCGAGCACCGTTTGGAACAGAGCTGCGTGTGATTAATGCATTAAATGAAGATGTGGCACCTGGTGAAATTGGCGAAATCATTTTATATGGTGAAGGCAATATGAAAGAATACTATAAAAATCCGGAAGAAACGAAAAACATTTTCGTTGACGGCTGGGTGCGTTCGGGCGATTTAGCCCGCATCGATGAGGAAGGTTATATTTACATCGTCGACCGTAAAAAAGATGTAATTATTTCAGGCGGCGTCAATATTTACCCGAAAGAAATAGAGGATCAGCTGCTGCTGCATGACGCTATTTTTGAAGTAGCGGTGTTCGGTGTACCGCATCCTGAATGGGGCGAAACTGTAAAAGCGGTTTACTGTGCAAAAGTCCCTGTTTCCGAGCAGGAAATCCGCGAGCACTTGGAAGGGAAACTTGCCGCATTTAAAATCCCGAAAATCTTTGAACAAGCGGAAGCACTTCCGCGCAATGCTTCCGGGAAAATATTAAAACAGCAGCTAAGAGGTGAAGCAAATGCAAGTATTAGCCAATAAACGTGAAAAGAGCCAGAATTTTTATGAATCCGATCAAACATTGCATCAGCTACTACAGCAAAAACTTTCTCCGTCTTTTTATAATTATGCGGATGAACGGCTGACGGCATTCGGTGCGCTTTGTGCCGGACCGATCGATGCCCGTGCCAAAGTGACGGACCGGGAAGGCGAACCACGATTACGCCGCTATAATGCATACGGCGATGAAGTAAGCGAAGTCATTGTGAACGAAGGCTATAAACAAACGGTTGCCGAAACTTATGCAACAGGGATTGTCGGCTATATCCATAAAGACATTCCCGAATTAGGCCATAAAGGCAATTATGTATACAGCTTTGCGCAAGGCTATTTGCTATCACAAACCGAACCAGGTTTTTACTGTCCTGTCACATTGACGATGGCGACAGCGTATTTATTCGAGCACTATGCATCCGAAGAGCTGAAGCAGAAGTTTATGCCGCATATTTGTGCAACAGGCGAAACGGAATTATTTGAAGGGGCTACGTTTTTAACGGAGCGCCAAGGTGGATCAGATGTTGGTGCGAATGTCGTGGAGGCACGCCTTGAACAAGGTGAATGGCGTTTATACGGTGAAAAGTACTTTGCATCGAATGCCGGGATGTGCGGAGTTGCGATGGTGCTTGCCCGTCAGACAACCAATTCCAAAGAAGGTTCACGCGGCTTAACATTGTTTGCTGTCCCATGGCGTGACGACGATGGTGAGCTTAATCACATTACGATCCGCCGATTGAAAGATAAGCTTGGCGTAAAGGCGGTCCCGTCAGGAGAAGTCGAGTTTAACGGTGCAAAAGCATATGTTGTCGGGGATCCTTCCAAAGGCATCTATTATATGCTCGAGGCACTCAACCTGTCCCGGATCTGTAATGCCGCAGCATCGGTCGGCATTATGAAACGTGCGCTGGATGAAGCGGTTCATTATACAAACGGGCGTATCGCCTTTGGACAAACAGTTGCCGAGTTTCCGATGGTGAAGCATACGTTAGGCGCATTGCACGCGAAATGGCATGCTTCACTTGTCGCGTTGTTCGATTTAGTGTCGCGCTATGATGAAGTTGTAAGCGGGAATGCTTCAGAAGAAGAACAGCAGATTGTCCGCCTGTTAATTGCGTTAGTGAAAAAGGAAACAGCAGAATGGGCGATCGAGTTTACGCATGAAGCGATTGAACTTCATGGCGGCAATGGCTATATCGAGGATTTCGTACTCCCTCGCCTGCTTCGCGATGCCCAAGTATTAACCGTTTGGGAAGGAACAGCGAACATTTTGGCACATGAGCTTATTCGCCTCGTACAAAAGAATGCGCATATTACGCTGCTGAATGAATTGCAGCAGACGAACCATCCTTATTTGCAGCAGCTGGCCTCTGTCGTGGAGCAGCGCTTTGCAGTATTTGTCACACTGGATCCGGCAATGCAAACAGTGGAGGCGAAACCGCTCATGCAGGAGCTTGCTCGTCTATACGAAGCAGTTGTTGCGGTGAAGCATGGTGAAACGGCCGGTGAACGCGAGCAGCTGCTGGCGGAAATTTATATCGAGGAACAGTTCGGCCAGAAGTCCTTTGGTGAAGTGCCATTAGCGGTGAAAGGGTTCGATGTGCTGAATAGCGG belongs to Solibacillus sp. FSL W7-1436 and includes:
- a CDS encoding FecCD family ABC transporter permease; translated protein: MKSTSVLEKKQIMMPRNFIKVLLLLIILLGLCILASLVFGSRMIGWTDLLNGLFHSEAQSHEANVVRQRVVRTIFCLLCGATLGVSGALMQSVTRNPIADPSILGVNTGASLFVVCGIAFLNISSANQYIWLAIAGAFITAIFVFGIGSMGRGGATPLKLVLAGAATSAILSSLVVAIMIPRTNVMDQFRFWQVGSVGSGSWDSITLFIPFIVVGLFVALITAPALNAMALGDDVATGLGVRTGTVRIAAALGGVLLCGAATALAGPIGFIGLLATHIVRLVVGPDLRYIIPMSALSGAIILTFSDVIGRLLGSPSELEVGIVTAFIGAPILILITMKAKMRAI
- a CDS encoding iron-siderophore ABC transporter substrate-binding protein, translating into MKTKKFYSLMTILFVAIGLLVVAGCSDKETSTEVNKSNETTGSSNSEDSATQYPIVIKHALGETVIEEKPERVATVSWANHDVALALGVVPVGFSAANYGVQDESGMLPWTAEKLKELGEENPNIYQDTDGIDFEAVSDSNPDVILAAYSGLTQEEYDTLSEIAPVVAYPETPWVITWRDQILYNAKGMGMEEEGQQLIADTEKLIQDKANEFPEIKGKKAAFGMFNATDLSKFYIYTPADPRGELLEELGMEYPESIKAQVQDESSFYIELSAENADALNDADILIAYGDDNTLAALQADPILGKVPAIKNGTVLIIPDNTPLAAAGNPNPLSIQYTIDEYVTLISEVAKKIK
- a CDS encoding MerR family transcriptional regulator, with translation MKSIKTIAKEYALTPRTLRYYEELGILKPTRPHHGMRHYSKREEAKIKLIIRGKKYGFSMEEIKEMILLFDLDRTGIKQLERTIEYGQQKIKEIDQKIEELYEIRQEIEKTEAIFQEKLILLLEDQS
- a CDS encoding class I adenylate-forming enzyme family protein; the encoded protein is MNISNLLARHARKYPNQTAVISLGQETTYQQLDDQVNKIAGSLRASGIVKGDKVGIFMPNVQEFVALYFAIQRMGAVVVPINAKFVTREIEYVLNHSDAKAIFVHELIFEQAATIMFNGLKVKTGPAVHDWQSFDQFQAAGQNEVVCCDLVEDDDSTLLYTSGTTGNPKGVLLTNRNVLAVSHMIAIEMEVKPESRMLIMMPLTHSAPLNLFLVTVILVGATAVLTPTFTPDLLIDTVEKYKTTHFFGAPVAYLLTAGSPRIASADLSSMKWWVYGGAPLSEKEVVYIQQQFNTDNLVCVYGLTEAGPSGSILHAADHPHKAGSIGKRAPFGTELRVINALNEDVAPGEIGEIILYGEGNMKEYYKNPEETKNIFVDGWVRSGDLARIDEEGYIYIVDRKKDVIISGGVNIYPKEIEDQLLLHDAIFEVAVFGVPHPEWGETVKAVYCAKVPVSEQEIREHLEGKLAAFKIPKIFEQAEALPRNASGKILKQQLRGEANASISQ
- a CDS encoding acyl-CoA dehydrogenase family protein encodes the protein MQVLANKREKSQNFYESDQTLHQLLQQKLSPSFYNYADERLTAFGALCAGPIDARAKVTDREGEPRLRRYNAYGDEVSEVIVNEGYKQTVAETYATGIVGYIHKDIPELGHKGNYVYSFAQGYLLSQTEPGFYCPVTLTMATAYLFEHYASEELKQKFMPHICATGETELFEGATFLTERQGGSDVGANVVEARLEQGEWRLYGEKYFASNAGMCGVAMVLARQTTNSKEGSRGLTLFAVPWRDDDGELNHITIRRLKDKLGVKAVPSGEVEFNGAKAYVVGDPSKGIYYMLEALNLSRICNAAASVGIMKRALDEAVHYTNGRIAFGQTVAEFPMVKHTLGALHAKWHASLVALFDLVSRYDEVVSGNASEEEQQIVRLLIALVKKETAEWAIEFTHEAIELHGGNGYIEDFVLPRLLRDAQVLTVWEGTANILAHELIRLVQKNAHITLLNELQQTNHPYLQQLASVVEQRFAVFVTLDPAMQTVEAKPLMQELARLYEAVVAVKHGETAGEREQLLAEIYIEEQFGQKSFGEVPLAVKGFDVLNSGY